The Anaerolineales bacterium region CCTGGCATAAGTCAGGAGAGGGGGAAGGGGTTGTGGGGTTGGGGGTGAGGAAAGGGCAGGGACGGGGGGCTGAGGAGATACGAAAAATCAAAAGAAAATCCTGTCAATCTTGAAAAATCCTGTCTATTACTTTTTCCCCGCCATTTCGACGTAGTCCTGGCGGAAGGCTTCGGCGTCCTGGGCGCCGAGCAGGCGGACGATCTCTACGATCATCCCGGCCTTGTTCTCCGAATCCCGGCGGGACCAAGTGCGGGCCTTCACTTCCAGGAAGCGCCCGGGCAGCGCGGGCTTGGAGAGGCTGTCGAAATTGACGAAGAATTCTTTGCCGCGGTAGCGAATCTGCCAGCGCAGGCGCTGCTTGTTGACTTCGATCTCGCGCGCGGGCTGGAAATATTCGCGGTAGAAGCGCAGGCTGTGGGTGGCTCCCGCCAGGAACCGCGAGCGGGAAAGCAGCACCGCGCCGGTGAACTCGCGCTCGCGGGTCGGGCCGGTGAGGGTCAGCCGGTAGCGCGCGTTCATGGTTTCGCCGCCCTCGCCGACGGCTTGGTCTTCGCGGTACCGCAGGCGGCCCTGGTCGGCGGCCGGGAACTCGAAATAGGTGTCGTACTCGCGGTAGTGCCGGCTGTAGAGAATTTCCAGGTCCGGATGGGCGAGCTGCCTGGGGAGGGGGAAACCCTCCGGCACGATGACTTTCACCTGGACCTCGAAGGATTCCTCCTCGGACGCGGTTTCGATCGCCACCAGTTTGGAAAGCACCGAGGATTCCCGCAGGGCCAGGAACGAATCCAGCCGGCGCGCCATCTCCGCCGCCTGATGGAGCAGGTCGGCTTCCGGCAGGGTTTGCAGTCTACGGTTGCGCAGCAGCCACCGGCCATCCACCATCAAGCCGGTGACGTCGCCGGCCTTGGCGGAATAGACGATCCTCGAATAAACCGATTCCGGATCCCGCTCGAATCCCGGGCTGGAGTGGATCCCGCCCAGATCCAACAGCAGAAGGTCGGCGCGCTTGCCCGGTTCGAGCGACCCGGTCCGGCTCCCAATGTGCAAGGCTTCGGCGCCCATCCGGGTGGCCATCGCCAGGGCGGTGCGGGCCGGAAGGGCGGTGGGATCGCCGCTGACTCCCTTGGCCAGCAGGGCCGCAAGGCGCATTTCCTCGAACATGTCCAGGTCGTTGTTGGAGGCGGCGCCGTCGGTTCCGATCCCGACGGTCAATCCGATCTCGAGCATCTTGGCGACCGGGGCGATTCCGGATCCGAGTTTGAGGTTGCTGGTCGGGGCGTGGACAATTCCGGCGCCGGCTTTCCACAGGGTGCGCATCTCGCCCTCGTCGAGGTGTACGCAGTGGGCGGCGATGATCTTGGCCGAGAAGAGGCCGAGGTTGCGCAGGTAGGGCACTTCCGGCATGCCGAACCGCTGACGCGCCTGTTCCACCTCCTGCGCGGTCTCCGCCAGATGGATGTGCAGCGGGCGGTCGAACTCCACCGCCAGCGAGGCGCAGGCGCGGAGGATCTCCTCGGTGCAGGTGTAGGGGGCGTGGGCCGCTACGGCCGGGTGGATCAGGGCGTGGTCCTTCCAGCGCGCCAGGAAGGCGCGGGCGCGCTCGAGGCCGTCCTCGTAGGAAGCCGAATCCGGGGTGGGGTATTTCATCACCGTCTGCGCGCACAGGGCGCGCATCCCGGCTTCGGCCGCGGCCGCGGCGATCTCATCCTCGAAGTAGTACATGTCGGCGAAGGTGCCCACCCCGCCGCGGATCATCTCGGCGCAGGCCAATCGAGTCCCCAGGCGGACGAAATCCGGCGAGACGAACTGACGCTCGACCGGCATCATGTACCCCAACAGCCAGACGTCGAGCCGCCGGTCGTCGGCCAGCCCGCGCAGGAGGCACATCGCCGCGTGGGTGTGGGCGTTCACCAGCGCCGGAAGGAGCGCCGATCCGCGGCAGTCGAACTCATCCTCCGCCCGGTACTCCCGCCGCAGATCGGATTCGTCCCCCGCGGCGAGGATCGCGCCGTCCCGCACCGCCACCGCGCCGCCGGGAAAGAGGCGGTATTCGGAATCCATCGTGAGCACATTGGCGTTGACAAGCAGCAGGTCGGCTTTGTCCATGGGAGGAATCCTCCGGATCCGCCTCGATTATACTGTCCTCACCCGCTACCCCTGAACCCCTTGCCCCTCTCCTGCGGTCAATGCAGGAGAGGGGGAAAGCCTGTCCTCGAGCGAAGCGAGGGGAGGGACGGGGGATGGGGGTGAGGAGTTAGCCATGCGCATGGTCGACATCATCGTCCGCAAACGCGACGGGGCGGAGTTGAGCGCCGGGGAAATCGAATTCCTGGTGCGCGGGATGACCGACGGCTCCATCCCGGATTATCAGATCTCGGCCTGGGCGATGGCGGTGGTCTGGCGCGGGATGACGATCCGCGAGACCGCGCAGCTCACGCTGGCGATGGCCGATTCCGGCGCGCGGCTGGATCCTTCCGCCGCGGCGCCGGGCGCGGTCGACAAGCATTCCACCGGCGGCGTGGGGGATAAGACCACCCTGGTCGTCGAGCCGATCGCGGCCGCCTGCGGCGTTCCGGTGATGAAGATGTCGGGCCGCGGCCTCGGAATCTCCGGCGGGAC contains the following coding sequences:
- a CDS encoding amidohydrolase; the protein is MDKADLLLVNANVLTMDSEYRLFPGGAVAVRDGAILAAGDESDLRREYRAEDEFDCRGSALLPALVNAHTHAAMCLLRGLADDRRLDVWLLGYMMPVERQFVSPDFVRLGTRLACAEMIRGGVGTFADMYYFEDEIAAAAAEAGMRALCAQTVMKYPTPDSASYEDGLERARAFLARWKDHALIHPAVAAHAPYTCTEEILRACASLAVEFDRPLHIHLAETAQEVEQARQRFGMPEVPYLRNLGLFSAKIIAAHCVHLDEGEMRTLWKAGAGIVHAPTSNLKLGSGIAPVAKMLEIGLTVGIGTDGAASNNDLDMFEEMRLAALLAKGVSGDPTALPARTALAMATRMGAEALHIGSRTGSLEPGKRADLLLLDLGGIHSSPGFERDPESVYSRIVYSAKAGDVTGLMVDGRWLLRNRRLQTLPEADLLHQAAEMARRLDSFLALRESSVLSKLVAIETASEEESFEVQVKVIVPEGFPLPRQLAHPDLEILYSRHYREYDTYFEFPAADQGRLRYREDQAVGEGGETMNARYRLTLTGPTREREFTGAVLLSRSRFLAGATHSLRFYREYFQPAREIEVNKQRLRWQIRYRGKEFFVNFDSLSKPALPGRFLEVKARTWSRRDSENKAGMIVEIVRLLGAQDAEAFRQDYVEMAGKK